The following are from one region of the Paenibacillus protaetiae genome:
- a CDS encoding DNA methyltransferase, with translation MRLDKNILFYGDNLDILCRYIKEYSVDLVYLDPPFNSNQNFNVLFEEKDGTSSKAQIKAFEDTWHWDDEAARAYEQAVLNPNGKVSRFMQAIRAFLGESDMLAYISMMAPRLVELHRVLKQTGSIYLHCDPTASHYLKLLMDSIFGQEQFRSEIIWRRTGSHNKMKRFAPIHDTILFYTKTNNFNWNYPKKPYMKGHVKQYFILDEKGYRTNYYGNVLTGSGVRGGESGKPWRGIDPSAKGRHWAIPGALIEDLDEDISKLSQHQKLDRLLELGYITIEDGQAWPIYERYIRETDGQPLPDVWAFQPYTSGTVFGTNLGIDEDVRWLTPQDQERLGYPTQKPEGLLERIIKASSNEGDTILDPFCGCGTSIATAQKLRRNWVGIDVTHLAIALIRHRLQKGFGEQIKYQVKGEPTSLPDAEELARQDPYQFQWWALGLVGARPNEQKKGADKGIDGRLYFHDSDKKKTKQIIFSVKAGNVSVAHVRELWGVIEREKADMGVMITLQKPTQPMRKESASAGFFYALNGQFPRIQIITIRELLEGRKINYPGILSLFNF, from the coding sequence ATGAGGCTGGATAAGAACATACTATTTTATGGGGATAACTTAGATATACTATGCAGATATATTAAAGAATACTCAGTAGATCTTGTTTATTTGGACCCGCCGTTTAACAGTAATCAAAATTTTAATGTATTGTTTGAAGAAAAAGATGGTACATCTTCTAAAGCACAGATTAAAGCATTCGAAGACACGTGGCATTGGGATGATGAAGCTGCAAGGGCTTATGAGCAGGCCGTACTGAATCCTAATGGGAAAGTATCCCGATTTATGCAAGCAATAAGAGCTTTTTTAGGTGAAAGTGATATGCTGGCGTATATCTCGATGATGGCACCCCGATTAGTTGAACTACACAGAGTCCTAAAGCAAACTGGTTCAATATATTTACATTGTGATCCAACGGCTAGTCATTATTTGAAATTACTTATGGATTCAATTTTCGGACAGGAACAATTTCGGAGTGAGATTATCTGGAGAAGAACAGGCTCTCATAATAAGATGAAACGTTTTGCTCCGATACATGATACTATTTTGTTTTATACTAAAACAAATAATTTTAATTGGAACTACCCTAAGAAGCCATATATGAAAGGTCATGTAAAGCAGTATTTTATTCTTGATGAGAAGGGTTATCGAACTAATTATTATGGAAATGTGTTAACTGGCTCAGGTGTCAGAGGCGGTGAATCTGGAAAACCTTGGCGCGGTATAGATCCTTCTGCAAAAGGGAGGCATTGGGCAATTCCTGGTGCGCTGATTGAAGACTTGGATGAAGATATTTCCAAGCTATCACAGCATCAGAAGTTAGATCGATTATTAGAATTAGGATATATAACAATTGAGGATGGGCAAGCGTGGCCAATTTATGAGAGGTACATAAGAGAGACTGATGGGCAGCCTTTGCCGGATGTTTGGGCATTTCAACCTTATACAAGTGGTACAGTATTTGGAACTAATTTAGGTATTGATGAAGATGTGCGTTGGCTCACGCCGCAAGATCAAGAAAGACTTGGATATCCTACACAGAAACCTGAGGGCTTATTGGAGAGAATAATTAAAGCCAGCAGCAATGAAGGTGATACAATTCTGGATCCCTTCTGCGGGTGTGGAACCTCTATTGCTACTGCTCAAAAGCTTCGAAGAAATTGGGTGGGCATTGATGTAACACATCTCGCAATAGCTCTTATTAGACACCGTCTTCAAAAAGGGTTTGGAGAACAAATAAAATATCAGGTTAAAGGTGAGCCAACATCACTTCCAGACGCTGAAGAATTAGCACGACAAGATCCTTATCAGTTTCAGTGGTGGGCACTTGGTTTGGTGGGGGCTAGACCAAATGAACAGAAAAAAGGGGCTGATAAAGGCATTGATGGTCGTTTATATTTTCACGATAGTGATAAGAAAAAGACAAAGCAGATAATTTTTTCTGTTAAAGCCGGAAATGTCAGTGTTGCACATGTGAGAGAACTATGGGGAGTGATAGAAAGAGAGAAAGCAGATATGGGGGTTATGATTACATTACAGAAGCCTACTCAACCAATGAGGAAGGAATCTGCATCAGCAGGATTTTTCTACGCATTAAATGGACAGTTCCCGCGTATTCAGATAATTACTATTCGAGAATTGCTTGAAGGTAGAAAAATAAACTATCCTGGTATACTATCTTTATTCAACTTCTAA
- a CDS encoding RNA polymerase subunit sigma-70, whose product MQKITEQDVVIYYTSLVTQECKAAYKGLELEDRIAEGTFAIIHAIRTYRTHHGSFKEYMLSQVKLILKQKNKEAWAMRKPESIISLDAPLTPHSVSATLNDVLRADPYDDTLFDVNCFTDQLSRMEKQVISLMLEDRNINKVATRLGIPILQVQDVLESIQSKYRAYL is encoded by the coding sequence ATGCAAAAGATTACCGAACAAGATGTTGTAATATATTATACTTCTCTTGTCACTCAGGAATGTAAAGCAGCATATAAAGGGTTGGAATTAGAGGATCGAATTGCAGAAGGTACATTCGCAATCATTCATGCTATCCGTACATACAGGACACATCATGGAAGTTTTAAAGAGTACATGTTATCTCAGGTTAAATTAATTTTGAAACAAAAGAACAAAGAAGCATGGGCGATGAGAAAACCGGAATCTATCATCTCACTTGATGCACCTTTAACTCCTCATAGTGTCTCAGCAACATTAAATGATGTTTTAAGGGCAGATCCATATGATGATACTCTTTTTGATGTAAACTGCTTTACAGATCAATTGTCTCGAATGGAAAAGCAAGTGATTTCACTGATGCTGGAAGATCGTAATATTAATAAGGTGGCTACCAGACTAGGCATTCCAATATTACAAGTTCAAGATGTATTAGAAAGTATTCAATCTAAATACAGGGCTTATTTATAA
- a CDS encoding TniQ family protein, whose product MFDVLSIDEDKVKHIMDTRSRLYPLQPRGLGTAMKEGLVSYITRLSEAHCTDVGSLVSFECSPNFENPRIYPYHSNKVTSTFYKDAFSINCFGTICTDMENALTKLTQRSDISEMNLKKWVFIPRNKAIVKKQKHWCIQCYSKWEKEGEALYDPLIWSIELIKICPVHKTLLQTSCPGCNMEIPIINNRSLPSHCIYCFKSLASVNEVRLVESEDELLFQVWLCDSIGNLLMYPKEFVDTSSICNALQSFRKNYCDNNDRVLSRLFLLENKRRQINAYCRGAANPHFNLLLWFCYVLGIELVSVCTGGEFTQIKRKPNELLQDSKKYFMLESKWSKIDKEIVRNKLTDFLSDDPPLSFNNIAKELNIQESYLRKSFPEEAKMLATKYTNHRTNKKNEKIQMEKNKMEIVIKDYYHANGSVPTTSMLKKLMGYTHITFKQELMNYYYEKIKEFVEKKT is encoded by the coding sequence TTGTTTGATGTTCTTAGCATAGACGAGGATAAAGTTAAGCATATTATGGATACTAGGAGTCGTCTTTATCCGCTGCAGCCAAGAGGATTGGGAACGGCAATGAAAGAAGGCTTAGTTAGTTATATAACCCGGCTGTCAGAGGCTCATTGCACTGACGTCGGGTCTTTGGTTTCTTTTGAATGTTCCCCGAATTTTGAGAATCCCAGAATTTATCCTTATCATTCGAATAAAGTGACCAGCACTTTTTATAAAGACGCTTTTTCAATTAACTGCTTTGGGACCATATGCACGGATATGGAGAATGCCCTAACAAAATTAACCCAGAGATCAGATATTTCCGAAATGAATCTAAAGAAATGGGTGTTTATCCCTAGAAATAAGGCAATTGTTAAGAAGCAAAAACATTGGTGCATACAATGTTATTCTAAGTGGGAAAAAGAGGGGGAGGCACTTTATGACCCTTTAATATGGTCGATTGAGTTAATAAAAATATGTCCAGTACATAAGACATTACTTCAGACAAGTTGCCCTGGTTGCAATATGGAGATACCAATTATTAATAACCGCTCATTGCCATCTCACTGTATTTATTGTTTTAAGTCTTTGGCTTCCGTTAATGAAGTCCGACTAGTTGAATCGGAAGATGAACTTTTATTCCAAGTGTGGTTATGTGATAGTATCGGAAATTTATTGATGTATCCAAAAGAATTTGTTGACACATCCTCAATATGTAATGCACTTCAGTCTTTCCGAAAAAATTACTGTGATAATAATGACAGAGTATTATCCAGGCTTTTTTTGTTGGAAAATAAGAGAAGACAAATAAATGCTTATTGCAGGGGCGCAGCTAACCCCCATTTTAATTTATTATTATGGTTTTGTTACGTTCTAGGGATAGAATTAGTCAGCGTGTGCACTGGAGGGGAGTTTACTCAAATTAAAAGAAAGCCTAATGAATTACTACAAGACTCAAAAAAGTATTTCATGCTCGAGAGTAAATGGTCAAAAATTGATAAGGAAATAGTACGGAATAAACTAACAGATTTTCTAAGTGATGACCCTCCTCTTTCATTCAATAATATTGCAAAGGAACTAAACATACAAGAATCATACCTTCGGAAAAGCTTCCCCGAAGAAGCAAAAATGCTGGCAACAAAATATACCAACCATAGGACAAATAAGAAAAATGAGAAGATACAAATGGAAAAAAATAAAATGGAAATTGTCATTAAAGATTATTATCACGCGAATGGATCAGTGCCGACAACATCAATGTTAAAAAAGCTCATGGGCTATACACATATAACATTCAAACAAGAATTGATGAATTATTATTATGAGAAGATTAAAGAATTTGTGGAAAAGAAAACTTGA
- a CDS encoding ATP-binding protein: MNEVTGCEVEQEESFGFPKHLLDKSTKEKINYFKKYTVAHPLLTEAYNKFIDNIFNPSNRSIQFLYGPSGVGKTTIYKKVQSTIIERMMPVLEMDKGVIPYAALEAVASDTGIFDWKDFYIRLLEEFREIAINNKIDYDALRERDGLPKTKAQDPNRKFRIAVESTLKNRRPIVLLIDEAQHMMKMANGRRLRSQMDTIKSMASLSNTPIVLIGTYELLQFTNLSGQLSRRSDDVHFQRYRMDNPEHMDWFESSLYMFQKNMPLKSEPDLVGNTDFFYERCIGCIGTLKDWLTKTLEMGLLKGNESLTMDDFREYALSLDQCIKMAREATEGEAKLLDSNEKRTRLYNLLMANTLPVEENEEGEKSSTAQGKKDKKTNGKGKSKNPKPGNRKPTRDATGWSTGETKAESDADAV; encoded by the coding sequence ATGAATGAAGTTACTGGATGTGAAGTAGAACAGGAAGAATCATTTGGGTTTCCAAAGCATTTGCTCGATAAATCAACTAAAGAGAAAATAAATTATTTTAAAAAATATACAGTTGCTCATCCGTTATTAACTGAAGCCTACAATAAATTTATTGACAACATTTTTAATCCTTCTAATAGAAGTATTCAGTTTTTGTATGGTCCAAGTGGAGTGGGGAAAACAACCATTTATAAAAAGGTGCAAAGTACGATCATTGAAAGAATGATGCCTGTGCTTGAGATGGATAAAGGAGTAATTCCATATGCTGCTTTAGAAGCTGTTGCCTCAGATACTGGTATTTTTGACTGGAAGGACTTTTACATTCGATTACTTGAAGAATTTAGAGAAATAGCAATAAACAATAAAATCGATTACGATGCGTTACGTGAAAGAGATGGATTACCAAAAACAAAAGCGCAGGACCCGAATCGCAAATTCAGAATTGCGGTAGAATCAACATTAAAAAACCGTCGCCCAATTGTTTTGCTGATAGATGAAGCTCAACATATGATGAAAATGGCTAACGGGAGGAGATTAAGAAGCCAGATGGATACCATAAAATCAATGGCCTCTCTTTCAAATACACCGATTGTTTTAATAGGAACGTATGAACTGCTGCAATTTACGAATTTAAGTGGGCAGTTATCGCGGCGAAGCGACGATGTTCATTTTCAACGGTATCGTATGGATAATCCGGAGCATATGGATTGGTTTGAGAGTTCGCTATATATGTTTCAAAAGAACATGCCGTTAAAGAGTGAACCCGACCTTGTTGGGAACACCGATTTTTTCTACGAAAGATGTATCGGTTGTATTGGTACCTTGAAAGATTGGTTGACTAAAACATTGGAAATGGGATTGCTAAAGGGGAATGAGTCATTAACAATGGATGATTTCCGAGAATATGCGCTTTCCCTAGATCAGTGTATAAAGATGGCTCGAGAGGCGACCGAAGGCGAGGCTAAGTTATTAGATAGTAATGAAAAAAGAACTAGGTTATATAACTTATTAATGGCAAATACATTGCCAGTAGAGGAAAACGAGGAGGGAGAGAAGTCTTCCACGGCGCAGGGAAAGAAAGATAAGAAGACCAACGGTAAGGGTAAATCAAAAAATCCAAAACCGGGGAATAGAAAACCGACAAGAGATGCTACCGGATGGAGCACCGGAGAAACTAAAGCAGAATCAGATGCGGATGCTGTGTAA
- a CDS encoding Mu transposase C-terminal domain-containing protein, producing the protein MYEFYDQPPPFTIRYQVNGKNSGRMYHPDFFEIGEDFIGWEEWKTEEELIKLSQEKPYLYVRADDGTWYMPPAEEYAEKLGLSFRVRSSKDINWVYLNNIRFLEDYLLSDSLVVDENAKKILLDSVMEQPGISLKELLDDQNGFVSDDIYKLIVSDVLYFDLNRVRITQIDRARIFPDKEMAQAYSFLDEDVGAGSIPITKVEVCPGNTIQWDGRAHIILNDGETSISLLAQEGQQQIDLPRESFMTLVQKGKIKGLSISQTKKKQEVIEKLKSASKEDLAAANYRYQKIKPILDGYRISYGDVPDRTLRYWVSKYKNAEHLFGYGYVGLLRDGKPGNYVRRFSKELIELMNTFIEDKYETVVNRNASTVWKMLVTECEERGYHAPSLTSFLKEIKKRLQYDITLKREGRKVAYALEPNYLELFLTTPRHGDYPFEICHLDHTQLDIELKCSKTQKNLGKPWVTFLVDAFTRRILAIYLTFDEPGYRSNMMVLRECVRRHSRLPKHIVVDGGKEFGSTYFETLLALYNVGKSLRKGKPKHGSVIERLFGTNNTMFIDNLLGNTQLMKNVRQVTAAVNPKNNAVWTFGRFLDRLKEFAYEVYDTIEHPTLGRTPRNEFLNGIAISGERTSTYVAYDEVFYMLTLPTTKKGTAKLDPSKGIKINHIYYWSESLLDPEFAGRQVPVRYDPFNMGVAYAYIRNTWIYMNSEYYSVFVDRTEKEVQQALEELKRRMRLRGEEVYISASKLANFLKSVEAEEALLLQRLRDSEVRSTFTVIEGGKASESINNHAAIKNKELKTKPLAVVSDKKDGSKDSDSASFNATLRDQGSKYKIFGEF; encoded by the coding sequence GTGTATGAATTTTATGATCAACCTCCTCCATTTACAATTAGGTACCAAGTAAATGGGAAAAATAGCGGACGTATGTATCATCCTGATTTCTTTGAAATCGGCGAAGACTTTATTGGTTGGGAAGAATGGAAAACTGAAGAGGAACTCATTAAGCTTTCGCAGGAGAAACCTTATCTTTATGTACGAGCAGATGATGGAACTTGGTATATGCCTCCAGCTGAAGAATATGCTGAGAAGCTTGGTTTATCGTTTAGAGTTCGTTCGTCAAAGGATATTAATTGGGTTTATTTAAATAACATTAGATTTCTGGAGGATTATCTACTTTCGGATTCTTTAGTTGTAGATGAAAATGCCAAGAAGATTTTACTCGATAGTGTGATGGAGCAGCCTGGAATTTCTTTAAAGGAGCTTCTAGATGATCAGAATGGTTTTGTCTCAGATGATATTTATAAACTTATTGTTTCTGATGTTTTATACTTTGATCTAAATAGAGTGCGTATCACACAAATTGATAGGGCCAGAATATTCCCTGATAAAGAAATGGCACAAGCTTACTCTTTTTTAGATGAGGACGTGGGTGCGGGATCAATTCCAATTACAAAAGTGGAGGTTTGTCCGGGGAATACCATCCAGTGGGATGGAAGAGCCCATATTATTCTTAATGATGGAGAAACGAGTATTTCCTTACTGGCACAGGAAGGTCAACAACAAATAGATCTGCCGCGTGAAAGTTTTATGACATTAGTTCAGAAGGGGAAAATTAAAGGCCTTTCAATTTCTCAAACGAAAAAAAAGCAGGAGGTTATCGAAAAATTAAAGAGTGCATCAAAAGAGGATCTGGCAGCTGCCAACTACAGATATCAAAAAATAAAGCCAATACTGGATGGTTACCGAATTTCGTATGGGGATGTCCCGGATCGAACTCTTCGGTATTGGGTTTCCAAATATAAAAATGCAGAGCATTTATTTGGCTACGGATATGTGGGTCTATTAAGAGATGGGAAGCCAGGTAATTATGTTAGAAGATTCTCGAAGGAATTAATTGAGTTAATGAATACTTTTATTGAGGACAAGTATGAAACTGTTGTAAACCGAAACGCAAGCACAGTCTGGAAGATGCTTGTTACGGAATGCGAAGAAAGAGGTTACCATGCACCTAGCCTTACAAGCTTTCTGAAGGAAATAAAGAAGCGGCTGCAATACGATATTACTTTAAAAAGGGAAGGTAGGAAGGTCGCCTATGCACTTGAGCCAAATTATTTGGAGCTATTCTTAACCACCCCTCGTCATGGCGATTACCCTTTTGAAATATGTCACTTGGACCATACTCAGCTAGATATAGAGCTAAAGTGCTCGAAAACACAAAAAAATTTAGGGAAGCCTTGGGTTACTTTTTTAGTTGACGCCTTTACTCGAAGGATTCTAGCTATATATTTAACATTTGATGAGCCCGGATACCGTTCGAACATGATGGTGCTAAGGGAATGTGTACGAAGGCATTCAAGATTACCTAAGCACATAGTAGTCGACGGTGGTAAGGAATTTGGCAGTACTTATTTTGAAACGCTTCTCGCCCTCTATAATGTAGGTAAGTCACTGCGTAAGGGTAAACCAAAGCATGGCTCTGTAATTGAGAGATTATTTGGCACTAATAATACAATGTTTATTGATAATTTGCTTGGGAATACACAACTGATGAAGAACGTTCGGCAAGTAACAGCAGCAGTTAATCCTAAAAATAACGCAGTTTGGACATTTGGAAGATTTCTTGATAGGCTGAAGGAATTTGCTTATGAAGTTTATGATACTATTGAACATCCGACCTTGGGGAGAACGCCTAGAAATGAATTTTTAAATGGCATAGCCATTTCGGGAGAAAGGACATCTACTTATGTGGCGTATGACGAAGTGTTTTATATGCTCACTCTCCCAACGACTAAAAAAGGAACAGCTAAGCTAGATCCCAGTAAAGGGATTAAAATCAATCACATATATTACTGGTCAGAGAGCTTGCTTGATCCCGAGTTTGCTGGAAGACAAGTTCCAGTTAGGTATGACCCCTTTAACATGGGTGTAGCGTACGCTTATATTCGTAATACATGGATATACATGAATTCTGAGTATTACAGCGTATTTGTAGATCGGACAGAGAAGGAAGTTCAACAGGCACTAGAAGAGCTTAAACGTAGAATGAGGCTTCGCGGCGAGGAAGTATATATTTCTGCCTCTAAGTTGGCTAATTTTTTGAAATCTGTTGAAGCAGAGGAAGCCTTGCTACTTCAACGCCTTCGAGATAGTGAAGTGAGAAGTACGTTTACAGTGATTGAAGGTGGTAAAGCGAGCGAAAGTATCAATAATCATGCAGCAATTAAAAACAAAGAATTGAAGACTAAACCGTTAGCAGTTGTTTCTGACAAGAAGGATGGTTCGAAGGATTCAGATTCAGCTTCTTTTAATGCAACGCTGCGGGATCAAGGATCTAAGTATAAAATTTTTGGGGAGTTTTAA
- a CDS encoding TniQ family protein, producing the protein MKAVHHFKTWHDTDTSLDWKRTTRLFQLSPQGLGTSMVESLAGYIARLANEHCIKTGRLFIDVLTPYLNKFYLNEISKRGGNGFYDSSHMINGNSVAAEQFSTMLNDLTGNTNLQQLTLLRFAKAIPQRGLLRNVRAWCPECYEEMKQSISAIVYEPLIWSLRAVSVCRKHHRFLTDLCPSCTRTNLLIDRRSSSGFCSHCNAWLGRANTEKTDRCDYEQYSKAKMVERLLESMQIPNKDGIVVSLNRIVAQENSNITGAARKLSVPKTTFWTWYKGRNLPQLEDVLRICNKYGIDIVDFYLGHFNDDYSPVIFAKRKKKINIKLTTRPLIEVRSIAKNLVMNSANGYMHVQAMADEIGCNKKTLYNHFPALCKAQAMKWKQYLKKRKRNRLENIRREVDTALMWSSERGEHPTVPKLEQYMKKPAIFREAEVKNHLKKRLLEANYERNNFGG; encoded by the coding sequence ATGAAAGCAGTACATCATTTTAAGACCTGGCACGATACGGATACCTCTCTTGATTGGAAGAGAACAACTAGGCTATTTCAGCTATCACCTCAAGGATTGGGCACTTCGATGGTTGAAAGTCTCGCTGGTTATATTGCGAGATTGGCTAATGAACATTGTATTAAAACCGGTCGATTGTTTATCGATGTGCTCACTCCGTACCTCAACAAATTTTATTTAAATGAAATATCGAAGAGGGGTGGGAACGGATTTTATGATTCATCACACATGATTAATGGAAACTCAGTCGCTGCCGAACAGTTTTCGACTATGTTGAATGATCTAACGGGGAATACAAATCTGCAACAACTCACTTTGCTGAGATTTGCAAAAGCTATACCCCAAAGAGGATTACTGAGAAATGTGAGAGCATGGTGTCCTGAGTGTTATGAAGAAATGAAACAGTCAATTTCGGCCATTGTTTATGAACCCTTAATATGGTCGCTAAGAGCAGTCTCTGTATGCAGAAAACATCATCGGTTTCTAACAGATCTCTGCCCGAGCTGTACAAGAACAAATTTATTAATTGATCGACGTAGTTCTTCAGGATTCTGTTCGCACTGTAATGCTTGGCTTGGGAGAGCAAATACAGAAAAAACGGATAGATGCGATTATGAACAATATAGTAAAGCAAAAATGGTAGAGCGTTTGTTAGAGAGTATGCAAATTCCGAATAAAGATGGGATAGTAGTTTCGTTAAATCGCATTGTAGCTCAAGAAAACTCAAATATTACTGGTGCGGCAAGGAAATTATCTGTACCGAAGACGACTTTTTGGACATGGTACAAGGGAAGAAACCTTCCTCAATTAGAGGATGTACTTCGAATTTGCAATAAGTATGGAATCGATATTGTTGATTTCTATTTAGGCCATTTTAATGATGATTACTCCCCAGTTATATTTGCGAAAAGAAAAAAGAAAATAAATATCAAGTTGACAACTCGTCCTCTTATCGAAGTAAGGTCGATAGCTAAGAACTTGGTGATGAATTCAGCAAATGGTTATATGCACGTACAGGCTATGGCAGATGAAATCGGGTGTAATAAAAAGACACTATACAATCACTTCCCTGCCCTTTGTAAAGCCCAGGCAATGAAATGGAAGCAATATTTGAAGAAACGGAAACGTAATCGATTAGAAAATATTAGACGAGAAGTAGACACTGCACTTATGTGGAGTTCCGAACGAGGGGAACATCCAACTGTACCAAAACTGGAACAGTATATGAAAAAACCAGCTATTTTCCGGGAAGCTGAAGTTAAGAACCATCTAAAAAAACGATTACTGGAGGCAAATTATGAACGAAATAATTTTGGAGGTTGA
- a CDS encoding IS3 family transposase: MVSRILRIVGVSEQIYYYRKKQPSSQVPSTGKGGRPVPGFSMTKAGVPISDGQIQEWLCELLNGETDVYGYRKLTICLQREYNLVINKKKVYRLLDEMEMLQPQRKKRIKHPRRLANNREIAASNELWEMDIKYGYIAGEQRFFYLLCVLDVLDREIIDFHMGLSCEGKHAAGLIQRTLWQRQLFETKQRPVIRTDNGPQFISHVFEEACEAYEVVHERIPPKTPNKNAHIESFHSLLETECLQRYEFGTYQEAYEVVTNYICFYNERRMHGSLFDLAPKLFRQAVAMQQVKAKKIKV; encoded by the coding sequence GTGGTCAGCCGCATTTTGCGGATTGTCGGTGTGAGCGAACAGATTTATTATTACCGCAAGAAGCAGCCTAGTAGTCAGGTTCCTTCTACTGGTAAAGGTGGTCGCCCGGTGCCTGGTTTCTCCATGACGAAAGCCGGCGTACCGATTAGTGATGGTCAGATCCAGGAATGGCTTTGTGAGCTGCTGAATGGCGAAACTGACGTCTATGGCTACCGTAAACTGACGATCTGCTTGCAGCGTGAGTACAACCTGGTGATCAACAAGAAGAAGGTTTATCGCCTGCTTGATGAGATGGAAATGCTCCAGCCTCAGCGGAAAAAGCGGATCAAACATCCACGTAGATTGGCAAATAACCGTGAGATTGCGGCTTCCAACGAACTGTGGGAAATGGACATCAAATACGGCTACATTGCAGGAGAACAGCGCTTTTTTTACCTACTATGCGTTTTGGATGTGTTAGACCGTGAGATCATCGATTTCCACATGGGACTGTCCTGTGAAGGCAAGCATGCAGCAGGATTAATTCAGCGTACCCTGTGGCAACGACAGCTTTTCGAGACGAAGCAACGGCCCGTGATTCGCACCGACAATGGCCCGCAGTTTATTTCTCACGTCTTTGAAGAAGCATGTGAGGCGTATGAGGTCGTGCACGAGAGAATCCCGCCAAAGACACCAAACAAGAATGCGCATATTGAGTCGTTTCACAGTTTACTGGAAACGGAATGTTTACAGCGCTATGAATTTGGTACCTACCAGGAAGCCTACGAGGTCGTGACGAACTATATCTGTTTTTACAACGAACGACGTATGCACGGGAGTCTCTTTGATTTAGCACCAAAGCTGTTCCGCCAAGCTGTAGCGATGCAACAAGTGAAGGCCAAGAAAATTAAAGTATGA
- a CDS encoding transposase, whose protein sequence is MQRRRFTIEFKQQVIQEAKEVGNAAQVARRHNINPKMLYRWMEQAEHTDWKTTDSASKAIAAYTPSPQEFRSLEGENKQLKELLGEKDLEIAVLRDLLKKQNPAYRTKLK, encoded by the coding sequence ATGCAACGTAGACGGTTTACGATCGAGTTCAAACAGCAAGTGATTCAAGAAGCTAAAGAGGTCGGGAATGCTGCGCAAGTAGCGCGCCGCCATAACATAAATCCGAAGATGTTATACCGATGGATGGAGCAAGCTGAACATACGGATTGGAAAACAACAGATTCTGCATCCAAAGCGATTGCGGCTTATACACCTTCACCGCAAGAGTTTCGTTCACTTGAAGGCGAAAATAAACAACTGAAGGAACTCCTTGGCGAGAAGGATCTGGAGATTGCCGTTCTTCGTGATTTGCTAAAAAAGCAGAACCCAGCTTATCGGACAAAATTGAAATAG
- a CDS encoding restriction endonuclease produces the protein MQTFPKDITDAMRTCILAIFWPKEQIVDFLKNNGCTNRDLKTVLSQGLENKNRAAIIDEVFGQLNARDDKGIGQFRAMLASIINWDHFDPYYFKQLKRLDEAEAKRCINHLKQVQEIRDAKTKELRKQADERRAAAAPKISLVDLETEFINLYRGYSSNQNRGYQLETLLKKLSDFSNLSFSEPFKLNGEQLDGSLKLDGENYLVEAKWHDSLTASDALYHFAYKVEGKMYGRGLFISINGYSRDAVKALIAGKSIKTILIDGGDLSMVFSGTIPFFEMLDAKIRAAQTKGLIYIDPLNFKSKIE, from the coding sequence ATGCAGACCTTTCCTAAAGATATTACTGATGCGATGCGTACTTGCATATTGGCTATTTTTTGGCCAAAAGAGCAGATCGTCGATTTTCTTAAAAATAATGGTTGTACGAATCGTGACTTAAAAACCGTTTTAAGCCAGGGGCTAGAAAATAAGAATCGAGCTGCCATTATTGATGAAGTTTTCGGACAATTAAATGCACGTGACGATAAAGGAATTGGGCAGTTTAGAGCAATGTTAGCTTCCATTATTAACTGGGATCATTTTGATCCATACTATTTTAAACAGCTAAAGCGTTTAGATGAGGCAGAGGCAAAACGTTGCATAAATCACTTGAAACAAGTTCAAGAGATACGTGATGCAAAAACTAAAGAATTAAGGAAGCAAGCTGATGAAAGGAGAGCCGCAGCAGCTCCCAAAATCTCATTAGTCGATCTAGAGACAGAATTTATTAATCTATACCGAGGATATTCTTCAAATCAAAATAGGGGTTACCAGCTAGAAACCCTTCTAAAGAAGCTGTCTGATTTCTCAAATTTGTCTTTTTCAGAGCCTTTTAAGCTTAACGGGGAACAGTTAGATGGTTCACTAAAATTGGATGGGGAAAATTACTTAGTAGAAGCAAAATGGCATGATAGTTTGACTGCTAGCGATGCACTTTATCATTTTGCATATAAGGTTGAAGGGAAAATGTACGGACGAGGTTTATTCATTTCTATAAACGGCTACTCACGGGATGCCGTTAAAGCTTTAATTGCCGGAAAATCAATCAAGACAATCTTGATTGATGGCGGTGACCTTTCAATGGTATTCTCCGGAACCATACCATTTTTCGAAATGCTGGATGCAAAAATAAGAGCAGCACAAACAAAAGGTTTAATATATATTGACCCTTTAAACTTCAAGAGCAAAATCGAATAG